The Pochonia chlamydosporia 170 chromosome 3, whole genome shotgun sequence genome contains the following window.
tcctgAGCAAAATCCATACTGAGGTAGCCGTCTAGGCAAACAGTAGCATGCTTGCCTGGCCGTCTCAGAGTCTGGGTCCACGCGCAGGCCAACGGCCACCCGCTCTCGAACGGCACCTCGCCCCAAGGTGTAGAGTCCTTGCCCTTACCTTTACGCTTGAGTCGTACGAGCGACATATAATCATATAGACACAGGCCCCGCAAGACATAGCCTCGGTGCTGATAAGCGTCGACAGCGGATATCCTCTGGCCCGCCTCTTCCACGAGCACTGTCTCCTCGGTGGActcatcctcagcctccGCGCCGCTCGACTGTCGGAGAAGGCGCCATCGCTTGAAGACGTGCCAATAGAGTAGCGACACGTTCAGAAATGTCCAAGCGCTGTTGCTTGTGAATTCGCTCGGATATCCCAGCAGATAAGCGATGACTTCGACCTGAGACAGTGGCCGATCTGTGAAGATCCGGTTTGCCACTCTCATCAGGAATTGTCGCGTCTTGTTTCGGCCACCATTCTCCGATACAGCACCGGCCTCAGTATCCGCCCGGCTGCCCTGCTCTTCCACTTGTAAGACGGGAAGAGCCTCtgcagcggcggcgataCGCTTCCAGACCGGATCCTCCACCTTCGTTGCATAGTTCGTCACATAATAAATAAGCGCCATGGTCTTGCATTGCGTCGCAATGAAGGAAATATCGTGGTTGTGCCGCAACCCGAccgccatggccttgttccACCGATTCACCATGCCGTGGTTCCGCCGGATGTGCAGCACACCATCCTCTGTGAAGGCGGTCTTCTCAACCAGTCGCCAGGGGGCTTTGAAGCGGCAAAGGTCTCGACTCCTACCCTTCTTGCCCAGTGAGTACTTTATACAGGTAGGGCTATGGGTGTGGATTTGTGTCGCCCCAGCGCAGaaattggcttcttcatcgaacATGCCCGATAATTGCCCACTGTTGCCCAGCAGCGTGGATATATCCGCCGTCACCGAACGctctgccttgatggcacaGAATCCCTCTTGGTCCAGTTCCTGCAGCCGACATCAGCTTAGGGCATCTCCGTCGGAGTAAATAGGTTAATAACTGCCACGATAACCACATACCTCTGAGAAGACGCTATCGACATACCGAACAATTCGCTCCCGATAGGTCCTCTGGTTCTCACTTTGGGCGTCGGCAAATATCGAACTCATATTCATATTCCCATGCAACCAAAGCAGCCCGTGCAGATGGAGAGCCCCGCGCTCATTCgtctcaacagcaccatAGTACTGGCTAATCCGTCCAAACACCGACTCTTCCCCCACCTTCACATAGTGGTCGAAGAATAACGTCATCTCACGATGGAAAAAAAGGGCTGAGCTCATGGGATCCGATATTGCCAGCCGTACACGCTTGTACGCTACGTCCAGATCTCGCAAGAatgcctcagcctcctctgGACCACGGCTTCGGTACGCAGCCAGCCGTAGCTTTACTGGGTTCGTGATGTCGTTCGGGTTTAACGTGAACCAAATGGCCGGCACGCCGTGTTGAAGTATCAACGACTTGATCTTTCGCCGCATGCTTAGCCGGAGTTCTCTCGACATCGGCTGCCGAAATCCGTACAGCGAAAGGCTTCTCAGGAGCTCTTTCACTCCCGCGTCGGTTGCAACACCCGAGCTCTCAAGCTCGACTCTAGCcgcctccaacctctccacACTCAGCGACCGTACGATGCGTTCAACTTTTCGGAAGCCCTTCCTTGTTACGCTCAGCATGCTTACGCGGCGATTCCGGGACCTCACCCCCATATTGAACACCAGAAATGCAAAAATATGGTGCGTCGCAAAGCGGCCGCCATGCCGCCGCAGCACGATGCCAGCCCAGGTGTGGAGGCTCATGTTTCGAGACGACAAGAGATTatttgctgctgccgcctctACCTCGCCGGCTTCACCCTCATGGCTATCGCTGCCGAATTCTGAGACGGCCTCTTCAATCAGGCGAGGaccaccaataccaaacGGAAATAGCGTGGGGAATGTCTTTGCGAAAAAGAAGGCATCAAAAGAGTCAGCAAATTCATTTCCCCGACAAATCTGGACGTACGGCTCAACGGCTTTTCTCTGCCGTCCATGCGCTGATCCCACCCAGGCTCCAGGCCCAATTTGGTCCCCAAATGCACCTTTTCCCACCGCGTCGCGGACAAATCGCAGCTTCTCCGCGTCCGCCACATCCGGCGGACCGTCGAGAGTAAACATGCCCGACGAAGTCACCTCATTGATCGGGTCCGCGAAATGTTGGCGCTCAGCTTCCTTTCCTCTATCTCTATCATCCATCTCACTCCCTTTCGGTTCTTGGCATCGACCATCTGACACATCTTCCCCCTGATTGAGCGCCGCTAGGACTTCTCCAATCTCCAAGgattcctcgtcatccatACCACGCTCTGTCGGTGGAACAACGTGAGCCGTCCGCGTTTTTTCCCACGCCGACGGCTCGTTTCGCTCCATACACCCATAAACACGCTCGGGTACTCCATGAAGTGAGGTACCCCAGCTGttcatctcaaccacatcgaTCTCAATGTCTGCATAGTGAGGattattcttcttcaaccagactaGGGCCCTCTCTACAACACAACGCCGCACCGACAAGAGCCCCGAAAGGtcgcttggtgctggtttctCTCAACCTTGCCACGATACGTGGATCTCATCCATAACCCTCAAAAGTGGATGGGGCAGCACTTTCACGACCAGCTCCTTCACATTGTTCGGGAATACCTTAATGTGTCCCTTTACATGCCTCGGATACCTCACACCCTGTCCTCGCTCGTTCGAGACACTGTAACTTGTGATGAAACCATAGCAAGAGCTCAAGGCGATAAGCTTTTCCTCGACCGGAGTCAGACCCTTAAGCTCGTCAGGAAACATATGCTCGCATCCGAGACGGCAGTGCAGCTGAGCCGCAGGCGACAAGCTACTCCGCCGCAGGTGATTTATGCAATCTGCACACCCCGAGATAACGCACCCTGGCGGGAAACATGCCCTGCATGACAGCGGCGAGCAATCGAGCTTTGCAACTGATCTAGCGGTCCACTCCTGCCACCCAACTTCTTTCAACTCATCCTTCGTATACTTTCGATAACAAATTGTGCAGGTCCATATTGGCAAGGTGCTCTTGTCGTGGAAGGCCTTGTAAAACTCCTGTACAGTAAAAACCTTCCGCTCGTGTGGGATGGGCGCACACCATTCCTGGCTGTTTGATAGCCGCCCTTTCACTTCGAAATGTTGCTCGAGCCAGCCCAGTACACGGTTCAATTCTTCTTCTGGTCCATCCTCTCGTATCTGCCGTCGGCCCTCCATCTGAAACCGTTTCTGTAGCGGTTGACCTTTAGTACGGCGGTAGCTACCCCTTCCCTGCCGTTTGCGTAGCACACAAGTCGCTGTACGCTCCGGTTCTCTCAAGGGCGCTGGCACTGCAGTTTCTGTGGGCTTCGGTGCCAGAATCCGACACCTTTGAAGGGTACGTCCCAGCTTTGCCGCAGTCGCCGCATCCGAGACGACGAGTTGTGGTGATGCCTCCCTCCGACTTCTGACGTTTGTGGTATCATCTCGCCCACGGCCGGCCGATGCAGTCTGATGTATGTCCCCTGCGTAGTTCATCGACGGCTCACTCCTCTGACCACAGTAGCGGCGCCTTTTAACTGGACGCTCGTCGGAACGACTCAGTCCTGTTACACGGCTATCGCCGTTCTGTCCGACATTCGGCTTTTCCACAGACCCAACGGGCCGACCCGGAGCACTAAAATCCGCCACAACGCGACCTGCAACATCACCGCCTGGCCCTATTGTGCGGCTCTGCCGAGAGTTCAGTACTTCATCCCGCTCCCGGCACTCATCCAACGGCCTGAAATGCCCAGCCtcatcagcaacagctcCTTCCGGCCGTCGCATCACAGATACAGGCTCTCTGTTGCGATCCCCCTCCCTGGGAAGAATGCACCGAAACCGTCGAATTTCGGGACGTATCTCCGCCGGCACCGTGGACCGTGATGCACCATTTCGCCCTCCGCCTCGCCACTGCCTGTAGGTACCCTTCGAATACGTTGGCTCAGTCTCACCCAGGGTGGTGCTTGCCATGGCCTTGCCGAACTCGTCCTGAACGTTAGAAGGACCGGCTTGTCGAAAAAACACGGGGTCCATCACAATTACTTCCCATCGCCTCCACAACCGGGGCGATCCATGAAGATTGGTCTTGCTGTACTTGCAACTACCGTTGACTTAAATTACTCTTCTACCACCACGGATAGATGCTGCCATCTAGACTTCCTGTCTTGCACGTTGCAGCGGCACCTCGGCTCTGCTCCATCAAGAATGTGACCGTCTCAAGCCGATGCCGTGGCTCCCTCGACATCATCTGGTTTCTTGTCACCGCTTCGTTGTCATTCGCACCCATCCCAGGACAAAGACACTATTGCATCCATTACAGCCACTCCTCACATATCACAGGTCACATATTCTAGTTTCCATGCCGACTCTACCGCCACATCCACTTAACTCACGATCCAGACCCCCTCTTTCTTCATCTACTTAAGACATGAACCCCCCCGGGACCACAGCCCAAGCTCTGCTCTGTCGAATCTCTCCCTCCCTCGTAAAATGGCCAACCGTAGCCTCCCTCATATTCACATCCATAAAGATTCCATACCACCGTCACCTCGCTCGCTTCCTGTTCTACTCCAATACGTCTACCGTCCCAGTACCTCCAATGGTCATCTAACATATTCCTGGTTATTATCCGACACATACCGCTCtcccatgccatgtccacTCCGGCTCCTATCAGCAATGGCTCGACGAATCCTCGTAAGCCCCTCGACAGCCAGGCAAACACGGGCAGTGATATGTCCATGATGTTTTCCATCCAAACAGACTGCCCTTCCAGGTTTGcctatcaacatcaacatcgcatCAAGGGGCTCAACGCAGAGACACTCGCGAGAGTCTTCCTGCCAGCCCCGTCCTGGATTCTGGCGCCGGAATATGCCCGCCTTAGATCCGACCCGGAAAACCCCTCCgcctgcatcttcttcagcctCAATCTTTCCCTCTATAACCAACAAATCGTTCCCGCAGAATGGGCTGAGCAATGGTTCTTCGTGAGTGGACGCGTTCACCCGTACGCGCTGACCTGGGAAATTGAGCAACAAGATGGTCTGGAAGCGAACACTGGTGCCATCGCACCATACACCATCCCGGCCCTGATTGTCCGTGATCAGGGTTACCAACCGTGAGTACGCTCCGTACACCTGCCTTTGGCAGCCCTCCCCTAACTCGAGTCGAAGTATTCTCCCTCGTAGCTTGAACTCGGTGGACCACTTCCCCGCCATGCCGCCCGTTGTTGCGTTCACCGGCCCTGTTCTAGGTTCCGGCCACACACTGCTCCGAAACGAACATATTCTAGGACTCAACGACATCCAATTGAAATGCTGCGGCTTCGTCCAACTTTCTACGTTCATTGCCCCTGGAAACCCTGACAAGACGCCCTGGAAAGGCTTCCATCCATTCCAGGTCTTTGTCATTTTCCCCATCCACGCCAACCCTTGGGCATCTCTGTGCAAGAAGATGGTCGAGAAACAGGACACCCACTTCCAGTCTAACACTCTGTTCACCTGCACGGCCAAAATCGCCGGCCTGCTCGACCACAATATCATGTTGCACCCGCCGGGCTTTGACCGAGACTACGTTTTCATCGTAGTACCAGATACCTGGACCTTTCTGGACCGGGCAACATCCAAATCGGCTTCCGCAACCCTGTCACTTTCTATTCCACCAAAACAACCGTCCTCCGGCCCTATGGCCTTTGGCGATGCCAAAGCTATGTTTgcctcaccaccaaaaccaacaatTTACCAATCTGCTCCTCTCCCGTCCACTCCTCCCAGATTAGCTTTGGTCGAACCAAGTACGCCACTAGCCAAGCGGAAAAACTCTGACTACGAAAAGACGCCTACGAAGACACGACGCCTGTCCCCAGCGTCGTCTGGCACCATTCCATCTTCTCAGACCAACGACCCCACTAGATCCCTCATGGCTTCGGCCTCCTCACAAGATGAACTTGTTGAATCGGAGACAGGCATTCCAATTACCTGTCGTCCAGATGCGCCCACATCCGATTCGATCACAGCTCTCCTTTCAGACTCGCCCCGACCGTATCGCAACCGTCATCCCCCAAAGAAATATCTGGAAGTTGAATAGGCACTCGATCGAAGAATGTGGTTATTTTACCAACCAATAGTCACTTCCCTATAGCAACAAATTGACTGAGATATCCGTTGTGTGTCTACCAATGGTAACCATCATTGTCTCCGAAGTACACAAAGACTCCTCGCCCACATTACCCATCCTTGGGCGTGCAGAACTTGTGAATCTTCCAACCTACCCTTTGATGCTCGCTCACATGGTAACCCACGGCCCGGCATCACCCACACTTCTTGATGCATCCCTCCTTTCCAGAATCCCTGCACAACATGATCTCCACGCAAGTACAAGAGCCTGCCCTTGGATTCTCTGACGAATTTCTGAGCCGTATCCCGATTTCACATTCCCCCAAATGCAAATTTGCATCTCCATTGGACGATATTCTTTTTCAATGGTTGCATCATGTTTCATAACCCCTCACTTCATCCGGCCCCTAAGAGGCTGCCAGGATGCCCTAGGCTGAACCCAGTATCCCACACACACATGAATGACCAAATTGACCCAACCCGAAATGCCATGGTCCATCCGCCGGAACTCGGGTCGCGATCTCATCTCAATCATACGAGATACCTGGACCCCCCATGGTGGGTCGAGATTGCATGCCGTGTTAGCCTCTCCCCTTCGGTCTCTGAACCCCGCCaagcaatcatcatcacaaccctGGCCAGATTCCCGTCGCCGTCCTAGTATATTAACCCCGAAGTGCCGCGCTGCCAATTCCAGTAATCGAAGAATAAGTTTACGGCCCTTCCTATCCCCATTCCGAAAGAAACATGGTACACGGTATAATACTCGTTTATTCTGCCATCTCTAATCCTCGAACGAATGTGCCTTAACCTAGGCGCATTTCTCAATACTTCGCCCTTAACGTGCTGAAAAATGATTGACGAACGGTTCTGATATTCCTTTAACTTGTTCTGAGGTGCGGAATCCCATCCCGCAGATGTTTATAACTACACAGGTGGATTACTAACACATATGTTTCCATTTTGCCTCTCAAAGACCACGCCGTATTTGCGACACAATGCCTTAATTTCCTTTGTCTTGTATTTGACAAACTCAGCAACCATAGGCATAGGCATCGGTACTTGCAACAAAAGGGCTGatgacatcaacttcatgTTCTCGAATATGACACAACTTCTCATTCCCAGGTTCTCAGAAGCATAGATTGCGCTCGACAACCCATTCGACCATTAGACAGTCCCAGGTCCCTAGGCAATTGGTTGCTGTCGGGGCGTGATTGGAGGGCTTCTTgtttcgttcctcaaggctcttttgCGCAagccctggcttgcctctCCTGTTTCGCTATACTGGGAATAGTTGAGTGCTGATTGGCTATTTGTGTCTGGGGAGCACAAGGCCACTGTTGGTCGGTTGCCCACTGAATGAAGGGGGCTATATTCGACTCAATCGTTAGGCGCAGAAGGTCTGTTTCTTTTCAGCGCCGGGCGAGTGTTTTAAGAAATCATCTTGCTGGCCTGTCGCGCTCAACCAAGTTTTGTTGGGGCATTCTGGTCGTCGCCCCGTATGCAACTTGATGTACGACAACACGCAACAGCCACTTATTTCCTGCGTATTGGTGTCCTCTGAGGTTAGTGTGTCACCAGTTGTCAAATCCTTAGCAATACTCAGATCATCATGGCGTCTACAACTGTGCTTCCCATCACACACCCTCTGCGATTGACTTCGTACTCAAGTACTCGTGAAGTTCATGTAGTGAGGTGCATTGGGCGATCAAGTCACTCATAGCATCCCACCTCAATCTCTCCAACCTGGTGAGAGTCTGCTTCCAGTCTCTACCTCCATCAGTTATTCCGACGTGCGGGGAGGCTCTGATGAAATCATTTCGCGTGGTCACCACTGGCACTAGACGGTGCGGATACTACACACCTGGGGCAACAGATTCCGTCTTCTCCATATTGGGGATAAAAGCCGCGAGCAAGGCTGTTTGGCTCCGACCAGCCGAGAGACACTTGACTTTGGTTCCTGGCAGGCGGCTTTGAATTACTCGGTAGTGGATGCTTGTAGTGGCGGGGCTCCAAATTTAATTTGGTAGACTCGTCCTAACCGGTTAGAAGCCCACTTTGGGGCTATCCCCGCTGGCCGTCTGTGTCTGGGTGGGGGTAAAAAGGTGCAGAAAAAATAGTGCTAGCTTGAATGTATTTTGCCATCCAAGTTGAGGATCTAAGGTAGATTGCCGTGACTGAAGATCAGAATCCTATTTATAGGCTCGTGGAATCCTTGCTACATATACGCACGACTGCTCGGGCGATTGCGACTCGTACTCGGGGCTTACGTTGGGAACTCCATATAGCGTTGTAACTTGTTTGACGAGATGCGTCAGCAGGGCGGGGCGAAGCCAAAGAGTTGATCACTGCTTCGGCGGAACACCCATCCAATTATTCACACGGCCCACTCAGCCATCCAGCACCCGTGCCACGGCAATGGATGCTTGCAAAGAGCAGCCTGGACAGCGCTCCTGTATCAATAAACTTCGGCATCGGTTGTATGACCACAGGAACTTATACGCCGAGACTGGTAGTGTCAACACTACCAGAAACTTGTGGACTTTATGGCTAACTCCAGCAGCCGAGCGTGGGGTTGGGGGTTGAGAAGCGATGTTTTGTTTTAAAGTTTGACAGTAACATCACCAATACATCGGAAGTATGCAGTCGAACCAAAAGCTAATAGGGATTTGTTCTCGTTGATGTGATTCTTCCATATCTACTTGGTTTTCTAAGACGAGGGGCTACAAGAGCTCGTCCAACGAACGGGCAGAGACGTTGGCACTGTAAAGGTGGATCCTAACCGGTTAGGTGCCAATGTCTCACCTGAAGGCCAACGGACTAGGTATGAATATTCTTCCATCAAAGGCTTCCTGGTGGGTCACCTGCCTCGTTACGGCACTTGATTGGCTGTTGTCACCGACAGTGTCGGCCAAAACTGAGTTGCAAGGGCTGAATGCTAGTTCTCTTTTCGTTGTATTCCTGGCATCAAGTACGCAGGACCACACATCCAAAATTGGAGTTCGAAATTCCAGGAGTACTGATCCCAGAAGCACAGATCGCAGGATCCCGTATATTCAGAATTGGAGTCCGAAGGTCCCAGGAGTACTGATGCTGCCAGGAGCACTGATGTCAGGACAGGAGCAGTGATGCCAGGAGAGGAGCACTGACCCCAAGAGCACAGATTCGATCGTCCCATCTATACCGCCGCACACATGGATGGGGCGTCTATTTTAAAGACGGGTGCATCTACCTATTCGCCTCCATGGCCACGATTatcagcagcatcatctttGGAATCTGTTGGGGTATGTTTAACAACCGTCGTTATGGTGAGCTTTATGCTTTGAGGAGTGCAGACAAACTGTGACCGGCAATCAAGAACGCGTGGCTTTATTTCTGGCATACTAAGTTTCCGTACAATGTCTTCTAACATCCAACCCACTTTGCCTGGCTGTTTCCAGGAGGTTGGGGCTCAACAGCTCCTCTTTCACCCAAGAGTCCTCGGCTTGCGGGCGACCGTGGAAATGCAAGAGACATTGTCGCTTACCCTGTTTGCTTTCCCGTGTGCTCAGCACATCAACTCCCTGATCAAATCCGACATAAGTCGACTCAAAGTTTTGCAGCATTTTCTTGTCCAGAATGTTCCTTCGCGGCTCCCAACCGGTACTGCCGTCAATGTCCCACCTTAGGAAGAAGATGTTCTTACCCCGCCGTGCTAGTAATTCCGCTTTGTAGATATCAGTATCATCAGACTCGTTCGGCGATGCTTGATGGGTTAGAACGTCTTGCTTTGGTGTCAAAGAGTTCTCGTCGAGCAACCGACGGTCTTTAGGCTTTATTGCGTGGCTCTGCGGCTGGTGCATGCCTTTGGGTGACTCATTTGTCGTCTTTTGTGGATGTTTGGCGTGAATGCCACAGGGAGAGGGCGTGTGGGTGAATTGCATTTGAAACGTCATGGTACCGTTATCGCGTATAcacttgagcatggcatcTGAAAGAAACCATTCTTCATAGTTTGCAATGGTGGTATCCATATTATGATCCCCGCTCGCGGGTAAAATCTTCCTCTGGTTCCTGGTTTGCGGTTCTGTGGCGTATCTTTTAGATTTGCGATAATAGCTTGGGTTTGGTTTGTGACGGTGCGAGCTCGCTTTTCGAAGCTTGCGTGTTGGGATAAATTCTCCATCGCTGTCGCTTCCTTCGCCCGAGGATTCACGAGCTTTGCGACGCCGTCGCTTGTTGCTACCGCCAGA
Protein-coding sequences here:
- a CDS encoding ATP-dependent DNA helicase PIF1 (similar to Metarhizium robertsii ARSEF 23 XP_007826642.1), which translates into the protein MDPVFFRQAGPSNVQDEFGKAMASTTLGETEPTYSKGTYRQWRGGGRNGASRSTVPAEIRPEIRRFRCILPREGDRNREPVSVMRRPEGAVADEAGHFRPLDECRERDEVLNSRQSRTIGPGGDVAGRVVADFSAPGRPVGSVEKPNVGQNGDSRVTGLSRSDERPVKRRRYCGQRSEPSMNYAGDIHQTASAGRGRDDTTNVRSRREASPQLVVSDAATAAKLGRTLQRCRILAPKPTETAVPAPLREPERTATCVLRKRQGRGSYRRTKGQPLQKRFQMEGRRQIREDGPEEELNRVLGWLEQHFEVKGRLSNSQEWCAPIPHERKVFTVQEFYKAFHDKSTLPIWTCTICYRKYTKDELKEVGWQEWTARSVAKLDCSPLSCRACFPPGCVISGCADCINHLRRSSLSPAAQLHCRLGCEHMFPDELKGLTPVEEKLIALSSCYGFITSYSVSNERGQGVRYPRHVKGHIKVFPNNVKELVVKVLPHPLLRVMDEIHVSWQERALVWLKKNNPHYADIEIDVVEMNSWGTSLHGVPERVYGCMERNEPSAWEKTRTAHVVPPTERGMDDEESLEIGEVLAALNQGEDVSDGRCQEPKGSEMDDRDRGKEAERQHFADPINEVTSSGMFTLDGPPDVADAEKLRFVRDAVGKGAFGDQIGPGAWVGSAHGRQRKAVEPYVQICRGNEFADSFDAFFFAKTFPTLFPFGIGGPRLIEEAVSEFGSDSHEGEAGEVEAAAANNLLSSRNMSLHTWAGIVLRRHGGRFATHHIFAFLVFNMGVRSRNRRVSMLSVTRKGFRKVERIVRSLSVERLEAARVELESSGVATDAGVKELLRSLSLYGFRQPMSRELRLSMRRKIKSLILQHGVPAIWFTLNPNDITNPVKLRLAAYRSRGPEEAEAFLRDLDVAYKRVRLAISDPMSSALFFHREMTLFFDHYVKVGEESVFGRISQYYGAVETNERGALHLHGLLWLHGNMNMSSIFADAQSENQRTYRERIVRYVDSVFSEELDQEGFCAIKAERSVTADISTLLGNSGQLSGMFDEEANFCAGATQIHTHSPTCIKYSLGKKGRSRDLCRFKAPWRLVEKTAFTEDGVLHIRRNHGMVNRWNKAMAVGLRHNHDISFIATQCKTMALIYYVTNYATKVEDPVWKRIAAAAEALPVLQVEEQGSRADTEAGAVSENGGRNKTRQFLMRVANRIFTDRPLSQVEVIAYLLGYPSEFTSNSAWTFLNVSLLYWHVFKRWRLLRQSSGAEAEDESTEETVLVEEAGQRISAVDAYQHRGYVLRGLCLYDYMSLVRLKRKGKGKDSTPWGEVPFESGWPLACAWTQTLRRPGKHATVCLDGYLSMDFAQDDDGPCYRRAAVQHLALFVPWESFLSAEDGDINNIWNRERGLLPGRLSFVANNIQLLRRSAEDAKRDARQWAASSADSDRTDEAVSIGLNECNAEATDVYRSDSVGDATRLIDVVRMAAGVSQITAGSKEIMAWMQQLCRFQQSSLCSSDELRARVIDERGVRRIELSGRPFSRAEIPAQKELRAIKSQQTAASRERERMIQGIQHVADNRDRATTNRSAAIEDVLNGFGEQDIRVTAAHPKGRSLDSSPQAKVRLGPSTSFLQAGRRLVELFTLNRRQSVAFLLICRRLDSIRGHGAAAGQLCEFIGGEGGTGKSRVIEALVELFASAGISNRVLVTATSGTAAAQINGITIHSACGFLKDRVSRVGVSRDIDGANLSNSAERFINGQSRMDWQEKYLLIIDEVSMLGARTLYAVNERLCRLRGCQRDFGGIPIVLFCGDFRQFRPVQERSILLPSTAVTWDEDTSFGPEQRHQHDRAHALWRRFTTVVMLDEQVRAAGDPELQQLLKRIRRGVQNRTDLDLLNSRCYREDRPIPWETGITVVTPLNRNRWNLNMEATLSFQRQHRETMRIFISEHRWKDGQASEEEAILMLNHGDNSAIPVPAIFMFVPGMPIVVNHNTHQGLKLVNGASYTALDVILDKAYPGHRISADTMLHFGPPAGILLAAKTTQEFHFVGMPPGTILLTPMSVSIRAQRNRPWQVRDVARKGLPCAAAFACTDYKVQAKTLERVALELRGTRTTNVNGQMVASQCDPYSLYVQLSRCPSLDGIMLVSKVRERDLVGNTVPEDMTAAEERLEALSKKTMQEAHDLIG
- a CDS encoding chromo (CHRromatin organization MOdifier) domain-containing protein, yielding MATLVSLDDQRIWVPPKHKSAKGSFGKASSCKQQGLSQQDRAARSRQDGSVLPKSAPSHCQMTSNDVIIISSDEESDTGDEDDGVNDTLQGPRPHQPHSSVAGSDASGEWVESCHRRTDENPPQLLGTADHHTIASPPADEQDPAQAEPISPAPSRYMANDSMETPVTQFVSVPRTSGFSGKIAPERADSFEAALESDGEFCPSRQLQTRGTTLPNHNDFVDNSDNADAASNFRQQRKSSSMLVQPGDDATVGNPTHGGELSNTSSDDAQEFSGCGRQGCQTVGSETQSLEEAHSGAATAENAEGRTRMPNASGGSNKRRRRKARESSGEGSDSDGEFIPTRKLRKASSHRHKPNPSYYRKSKRYATEPQTRNQRKILPASGDHNMDTTIANYEEWFLSDAMLKCIRDNGTMTFQMQFTHTPSPCGIHAKHPQKTTNESPKGMHQPQSHAIKPKDRRLLDENSLTPKQDVLTHQASPNESDDTDIYKAELLARRGKNIFFLRWDIDGSTGWEPRRNILDKKMLQNFESTYVGFDQGVDVLSTRESKQGKRQCLLHFHGRPQAEDSWVKEELLSPNLLETARQSGLDFVCTPQSIKLTITTVVKHTPTDSKDDAADNRGHGGE